One region of Ahniella affigens genomic DNA includes:
- a CDS encoding YIP1 family protein, translated as MSHLINIFVEPGKVFAELKEKPTFLLPLLLMMALTAAMTLLYFNKVDGEWLTNHQLTMSGSEMSAAEIEQAKKVMPSAKVMGIVGAIFAPIFIVIVTLVMGLYYLAAGKITGTAVSFKQALSLVTWSGVPALLSLVVAIVGIFMMAPQSTLESLMLTNVDPLIVQLPYDHAWSSFAKNFNLLSLWSVALVAIGWRNWGRTGWGQALTVALIPTLVIFGGMAAWALMKS; from the coding sequence ATGAGTCATCTGATCAATATTTTTGTTGAGCCGGGCAAGGTTTTTGCTGAGCTGAAAGAGAAGCCGACGTTCCTGCTGCCCTTGTTGTTGATGATGGCCCTTACTGCGGCGATGACCTTGCTTTATTTCAACAAGGTCGATGGCGAATGGCTCACGAACCACCAGCTCACGATGAGTGGATCTGAGATGTCGGCAGCTGAAATTGAACAAGCGAAGAAGGTGATGCCTTCGGCCAAGGTCATGGGCATCGTAGGCGCGATTTTCGCACCGATTTTCATTGTGATCGTGACACTGGTCATGGGGCTCTATTACCTGGCAGCGGGCAAAATCACCGGTACGGCGGTGTCGTTCAAACAGGCGCTGAGTCTGGTGACCTGGTCGGGTGTACCGGCCTTGCTGAGCCTTGTGGTCGCCATTGTTGGAATCTTCATGATGGCGCCCCAATCGACGCTGGAGTCGCTGATGCTGACCAATGTCGACCCGCTGATTGTGCAGCTGCCCTACGATCACGCTTGGAGCAGCTTTGCCAAGAACTTCAATCTGCTGTCCCTGTGGAGTGTTGCCCTGGTCGCCATTGGCTGGCGCAATTGGGGCCGGACCGGCTGGGGCCAGGCCCTCACGGTCGCGCTGATTCCGACCTTAGTCATCTTTGGCGGCATGGCTGCCTGGGCCCTGATGAAGTCTTGA
- a CDS encoding efflux RND transporter periplasmic adaptor subunit yields the protein MNSNRKWLVLVAVLLVVVVPITIKKFRGEKGTEVKVLTVSQQDIRPTILASGTLAYRTEVNLTSELIAKVKSIAVKEGDAVAEGQLLLSLDPETYLNGIEREEASRRQSLIRIERQRVALALREKQFERSNKLIAARMIDQSRFDEDRNQLELARVELKSSEEDLRRAEAVLKEAREQLEKTDILAPITGTIVALPIKVGETAIPSTMALAGAQLMKIADTSAIQAELKVDEADIANIAIGQQADVYAAAYPDRAIKGRVEQIALAPTVELQGRAYKVTVLLEPPADVQLRSGMSARTDIFLSDGSKRLAVPVEAVVSESGENNAVTQYVWVWRDSLAEKVLIKTGISDDRWDEVTEGLKAGDRIITGPAKALRVLKQGERLSEMSDDAKPAASSDDDEGDAE from the coding sequence ATGAATTCCAATAGAAAATGGCTTGTCCTGGTCGCCGTGTTGCTGGTGGTGGTCGTTCCGATCACCATCAAGAAGTTCCGCGGCGAAAAGGGCACTGAAGTCAAAGTGCTCACTGTCAGCCAACAAGACATTCGGCCGACCATCCTGGCTTCGGGCACGCTGGCGTATCGCACCGAAGTCAATCTGACTTCGGAGCTGATCGCCAAAGTCAAGTCGATTGCTGTCAAAGAGGGCGACGCAGTCGCCGAAGGCCAACTGTTGCTGTCGCTTGATCCAGAGACGTATCTCAATGGGATCGAGCGGGAAGAGGCGAGTCGCCGTCAGAGCCTGATTCGAATCGAACGCCAACGCGTGGCCCTGGCGCTGCGCGAAAAGCAGTTCGAGCGCAGCAACAAGCTGATTGCGGCGCGAATGATCGATCAGAGCCGCTTCGACGAAGACCGCAACCAGCTGGAGCTCGCAAGAGTGGAGCTGAAGAGCAGCGAGGAAGATCTGCGGCGGGCCGAAGCGGTGCTGAAGGAAGCGCGCGAGCAGTTGGAAAAGACGGACATTCTCGCCCCGATTACCGGCACGATCGTGGCGTTGCCCATCAAAGTTGGTGAAACGGCGATTCCGTCGACGATGGCACTTGCCGGTGCGCAACTTATGAAGATTGCCGACACGTCAGCGATCCAGGCTGAGCTTAAGGTGGACGAGGCAGACATCGCCAATATTGCAATCGGGCAACAAGCCGACGTCTATGCGGCCGCTTACCCCGATCGCGCGATCAAGGGTCGGGTCGAGCAAATTGCGCTGGCGCCTACCGTCGAGCTGCAAGGGCGGGCTTACAAAGTCACGGTGTTGTTGGAGCCGCCAGCCGATGTTCAGCTGCGCTCGGGGATGAGTGCCCGCACCGACATTTTCCTGAGTGATGGCAGCAAGCGACTGGCGGTTCCGGTCGAGGCCGTCGTGAGCGAGTCCGGTGAAAACAACGCGGTCACCCAATACGTTTGGGTGTGGCGTGACAGTCTGGCCGAGAAGGTCCTGATCAAAACGGGGATCTCGGACGATCGCTGGGATGAGGTGACTGAGGGCTTGAAAGCGGGCGACCGCATCATTACCGGTCCGGCCAAAGCGCTCAGAGTGCTGAAGCAGGGTGAGCGCCTGAGCGAAATGAGCGATGACGCCAAGCCGGCTGCCAGCAGCGATGACGACGAAGGCGACGCGGAATGA